Proteins from a single region of Elusimicrobiota bacterium:
- a CDS encoding response regulator — translation MKKILIVDDCPETRELIRFTLTQQNYEVIEAGDGEEALTKISAEHPDLIILDIIMPRLDGYTLAEKLKENKKIAKIPIIISTFKFKLKSVFELNKISQVKDFIEKPFLPEHLVEKVKNILDNETE, via the coding sequence ATGAAAAAAATACTGATTGTTGACGACTGCCCTGAAACACGAGAGTTAATCCGATTTACACTTACTCAGCAAAATTATGAGGTTATTGAAGCAGGTGATGGCGAAGAAGCACTAACCAAAATATCTGCAGAACATCCTGATTTGATAATACTTGATATCATAATGCCGAGACTTGATGGCTACACATTAGCAGAAAAATTAAAAGAAAACAAAAAAATTGCAAAAATACCAATCATTATTTCTACATTTAAATTTAAACTAAAAAGCGTTTTTGAACTGAATAAAATTTCGCAGGTCAAAGATTTTATAGAAAAACCATTCCTGCCTGAACATCTTGTAGAAAAAGTTAAAAATATTCTTGATAATGAAACTGAATAG
- a CDS encoding tetratricopeptide repeat protein gives MNNKKLCNVLCVMCYVIKVLVFVHFTFHISHFTNLYGAFDEFSPGVRPAALGGAFIAISDDANAVFYNPAGLYRITQNELLASLGRLYVGLDDESNISNSVVSYLNPFGKYGTAGLGMSTLSLSSLYTEKIISFSYGLRLVPKLGIGLTMKSLSHEYGSDTYTENAIDDTGNALGEPDPVFENGKLKSQLSSDFGLFYRPESKYNLGLVIQNLNSPDIGLKESDKVEKTSRAGFAYTSKRANLAVEVMSRNDKTNFIAGFEKYFLKDGIKIFALRGALTFGSDTLRRFSIGFGLDQKKYRLDYVFLYPLVGINDMYGSHKVSFSVLFGPIPKVEQLAAEFPPEIEIEEKLAVEEKLPTTPSVPLPTVRAITDNDRLASELLIKDTQYAYRKGLYAKATENIIRAIGLDPDNQGARTINKKLQPIASIIREKTESTKTAKIVRKGITAYLENNPEMAVNAIRYATELSPDDIALQQVFELIAKEYPETASQEKSIPGLTLVDKKLQQALENIYAGKYVQAIAECNTVLELEEDNVTALQRLGSAYFAIGDVEKARAAWRTALKYDPNNPQILEFLQEKPAATPIPKIEKPKSYVVQKGDSLPDIAQKVYGDKSQWRKIYDANRDKLKNPYSLFIGQELTIP, from the coding sequence ATGAACAATAAAAAATTGTGTAATGTGTTATGTGTAATGTGTTATGTGATAAAGGTATTAGTATTTGTTCATTTCACATTTCACATTTCACATTTCACAAATCTTTATGGTGCGTTTGACGAATTCTCGCCCGGCGTTAGACCCGCAGCATTAGGTGGCGCATTCATTGCAATTTCCGACGACGCTAATGCGGTTTTCTATAACCCCGCAGGACTCTACCGAATAACACAAAACGAGCTTTTAGCATCACTAGGTCGGCTTTATGTTGGATTAGACGATGAGTCAAACATTTCTAATTCGGTTGTCTCATACCTGAACCCGTTCGGGAAATACGGTACCGCCGGGCTGGGTATGTCTACACTTTCATTATCCAGCTTGTATACTGAAAAAATTATCTCGTTTTCTTACGGATTACGGCTTGTTCCTAAATTAGGCATCGGATTAACTATGAAATCGCTTTCGCATGAATACGGCTCTGATACATACACAGAAAATGCAATTGATGATACTGGAAATGCATTGGGCGAACCAGACCCGGTGTTTGAAAACGGGAAACTTAAATCTCAACTATCATCTGATTTCGGACTGTTTTATAGACCTGAGTCAAAATACAATTTAGGACTTGTTATCCAGAATCTTAATTCGCCTGATATTGGATTAAAGGAATCTGATAAGGTAGAAAAAACTAGCCGAGCCGGTTTTGCATATACATCAAAACGGGCTAATTTAGCTGTTGAAGTTATGTCAAGAAACGATAAGACCAATTTTATTGCCGGGTTTGAAAAATACTTCTTAAAAGACGGAATAAAAATATTCGCATTACGCGGTGCGCTGACTTTCGGTAGCGATACTTTACGACGATTCTCTATCGGATTCGGGTTAGACCAAAAAAAATACCGGCTTGATTACGTATTCCTTTATCCATTGGTAGGAATCAATGATATGTACGGCAGCCATAAAGTATCCTTTTCAGTGCTGTTCGGTCCTATACCAAAAGTTGAGCAACTTGCAGCCGAATTCCCGCCTGAAATTGAAATAGAAGAAAAACTGGCTGTTGAAGAAAAACTACCCACTACACCATCTGTACCACTACCAACTGTAAGAGCAATTACAGACAATGACCGACTCGCATCAGAACTTTTAATAAAAGATACACAGTACGCCTACCGAAAAGGATTGTATGCAAAAGCAACTGAAAACATCATCCGAGCAATTGGTTTGGACCCTGATAACCAAGGTGCTCGCACAATCAACAAGAAACTCCAACCTATCGCATCAATTATCCGTGAAAAAACTGAATCAACAAAAACTGCTAAAATTGTACGAAAAGGCATCACAGCATATCTGGAAAATAATCCGGAAATGGCAGTTAATGCTATCCGCTATGCAACTGAACTATCTCCAGACGATATCGCACTTCAACAGGTGTTTGAACTGATTGCCAAAGAATATCCGGAAACCGCCTCGCAAGAAAAATCAATCCCGGGGTTAACACTTGTAGATAAAAAACTTCAGCAGGCACTTGAAAATATCTATGCCGGCAAATATGTCCAAGCAATCGCAGAATGTAATACCGTGTTAGAACTCGAAGAAGATAATGTTACAGCATTACAACGACTCGGCTCTGCATACTTCGCTATTGGCGATGTTGAGAAAGCAAGAGCCGCATGGAGAACTGCACTAAAATACGACCCAAATAATCCGCAAATTCTGGAATTCTTACAGGAAAAACCAGCCGCTACACCGATACCAAAAATAGAAAAACCAAAAAGTTATGTCGTCCAGAAAGGCGACTCGCTACCTGATATCGCACAAAAAGTGTATGGCGATAAATCACAATGGCGAAAAATTTATGATGCAAACCGCGATAAACTGAAAAACCCATACTCACTATTTATTGGACAGGAGTTGACAATCCCATAA
- a CDS encoding gliding motility-associated C-terminal domain-containing protein: MLVKNNRWLVLFFLSTYLPIYLSTYLRSDGFKLDETKPKIITPNGDHRNDILIIKCTDETSGGVQITARILTLNGAFVIDMHVNNISDPYNPLITWDGKKDGKTVPSGIYIYQIEAEDKVFNGTVVVAK, from the coding sequence ATGTTAGTAAAAAACAATAGATGGCTAGTGCTGTTTTTCCTATCTACCTATCTACCTATCTACCTATCTACCTATCTTCGTAGCGACGGTTTCAAACTTGATGAAACAAAACCTAAAATTATTACACCAAATGGTGACCATAGAAATGATATCTTAATCATCAAATGTACAGATGAAACTTCAGGCGGTGTCCAAATTACAGCAAGAATACTTACATTAAACGGTGCTTTTGTTATTGATATGCATGTTAATAATATCAGTGATCCATATAACCCTTTAATAACATGGGATGGTAAGAAAGATGGTAAGACGGTGCCCTCAGGCATCTATATATATCAGATAGAGGCAGAAGACAAAGTGTTTAACGGAACTGTGGTGGTAGCAAAATGA
- a CDS encoding HAMP domain-containing sensor histidine kinase, whose protein sequence is MTIKNRLIGSFSLMIAIVGIMAIILFVQGKAQRYYLRQSVQNYSFSAGIREIQYYLEKSASAYDFYLVLSDISEKNRFLEYSKLLTEKTNNYINELKNFKVSKTEYNSFLEIAENSELLTTKWKNSFAIYESGSRGKTKVLSAVDENILPHFNKLKTELACIYQTKLKAFKSAETKSLVIAKINFLISAGFSVLAVVLAAILSVILFRSISHPLTKLKEGAARIGAGNFNSEIQLSGGKNNELTLLADAFNKMAQNLKVKETQIIQMDRMASLGQLAGGIAHELNNPLTGVLGQSQIILEKLPQADPLRDTLEKITRAAERCRKITKGLLDFARQKDYYFEPTDISKVVDSSLEICSSDIAASNIHIIRNYRTNIPKLKVSIPHIQQVFLNIITNAIHSMPAGGTLTITTEARSKSQEARNQKLESDILPLTSCILVSFKDTGIGIPKANIDKIFTPFFTTKEPGKGTGLGLAISYGIVQRHNGTVMVSSEGEKKGATFTVKLPI, encoded by the coding sequence ATGACCATAAAAAACCGACTGATTGGTTCTTTTTCATTGATGATTGCTATCGTTGGGATTATGGCAATCATTTTATTTGTCCAGGGTAAAGCACAGCGATACTATCTCAGACAATCGGTACAGAATTATTCATTCAGTGCAGGTATCCGCGAGATACAGTACTATCTTGAAAAATCTGCATCTGCATATGATTTCTATCTTGTTCTGTCAGATATATCAGAAAAAAACAGGTTTTTAGAATACTCAAAGTTGTTAACTGAAAAAACAAATAATTATATCAACGAATTAAAAAATTTCAAAGTCAGCAAGACGGAATATAATAGTTTTCTGGAAATAGCCGAAAATAGTGAACTGCTTACTACAAAATGGAAAAATAGCTTCGCTATCTATGAGAGTGGTAGTAGAGGAAAAACAAAAGTGCTTTCAGCAGTTGACGAAAATATACTGCCACATTTTAATAAACTAAAAACTGAACTTGCCTGTATCTATCAAACAAAACTAAAAGCATTTAAGTCAGCAGAAACAAAATCATTAGTAATAGCGAAAATAAACTTTTTGATATCTGCCGGATTCTCTGTGCTCGCAGTTGTACTTGCAGCGATTCTATCAGTTATTCTGTTTCGGTCTATCTCGCATCCATTAACCAAACTTAAAGAAGGCGCTGCCAGAATAGGTGCAGGTAATTTTAATTCCGAGATACAACTTTCTGGCGGTAAAAATAATGAACTAACACTATTGGCTGATGCGTTTAATAAAATGGCACAAAACTTAAAAGTGAAAGAAACACAAATTATACAAATGGACCGAATGGCTTCTTTAGGTCAACTTGCAGGCGGTATCGCACACGAACTTAATAATCCATTAACCGGCGTTTTAGGTCAGTCCCAGATAATACTTGAAAAATTACCACAAGCCGACCCGTTAAGAGATACACTTGAAAAAATTACACGTGCGGCAGAACGATGCCGAAAAATAACAAAAGGGCTTTTAGATTTTGCACGACAGAAGGATTACTATTTTGAACCTACTGATATCTCTAAAGTGGTTGATTCATCGCTTGAAATCTGTTCCTCTGATATCGCTGCTTCAAATATTCATATCATCAGAAATTATAGAACAAATATCCCAAAACTAAAAGTTTCTATACCACATATCCAGCAGGTCTTCCTGAATATAATTACAAATGCAATACATTCTATGCCGGCTGGTGGCACGTTGACAATCACAACAGAAGCAAGAAGCAAGAGTCAAGAAGCAAGAAATCAGAAGTTAGAATCTGACATCTTGCCTCTTACTTCTTGTATCTTGGTTTCATTCAAAGATACAGGCATAGGGATTCCTAAAGCGAATATAGACAAAATTTTTACACCGTTTTTTACAACAAAAGAACCCGGTAAAGGAACCGGGTTAGGACTCGCTATTTCTTACGGGATTGTTCAACGCCATAACGGCACCGTGATGGTTTCAAGCGAAGGCGAAAAAAAAGGCGCAACATTCACAGTAAAATTACCTATCTAA
- a CDS encoding type IX secretion system membrane protein PorP/SprF — protein MVKILNQILKKVVKWLSGQVVKWLYSFLLITYSLIHLSTCIYGAFDELNIGARPQGMAGAFTAIADDTNALFYNPAGISQLKKSEFTSNYGRLFLGLDDNSAIGSSFVGYAHPLEKYGTPGISWYNLALSNLYDETAISVSYSYPFTKDFLAGVSVKNLSRKFGSDLYTETARNDITDETRSENGKTNDPVFDNGKKSTVYSGDLGLMYLYSKNVSIGFSARNCTTPDIGLTDSDKISAVYRLGCAYKGGRRNDYLLSVEAVNKNSDINFLTGGEKWFSAKTIALRGGLTIGSRRWTTISLGTTLRLENLSVDYAFLWPLSGIKDVLGTHKIALTIKLGRPKLTKEEQAFLEERVEKIKAEETAKKALLEKEKFQKEAERIKLDTAKKIEEAKRAEAEAKRQRQMLALQEAEMERMRQKAELEKAFKDSMLDYQKRVSAGAEVSERLLLLDKLIKKYDNKGIDISDATKEQDAVMELQRTAKTDYTASITYYRRLKARGATPAQRQTLLLRIVEKYKGKGIDISEAERELETIK, from the coding sequence ATGGTTAAAATACTTAACCAGATATTAAAAAAAGTGGTCAAGTGGTTAAGTGGTCAAGTGGTTAAGTGGCTATATAGCTTTTTACTAATCACTTATTCACTTATTCACTTATCCACTTGCATCTATGGCGCGTTTGATGAACTGAATATCGGCGCCAGACCACAGGGTATGGCAGGCGCATTCACCGCTATCGCAGACGATACCAATGCGCTGTTCTATAATCCAGCTGGAATCTCGCAACTAAAAAAATCAGAATTCACATCCAATTACGGTCGGCTGTTCTTAGGGCTTGATGATAATTCTGCTATCGGGTCGTCATTCGTCGGCTATGCGCATCCGCTTGAAAAATACGGAACACCCGGTATCTCGTGGTATAATTTAGCGCTTTCTAATCTGTATGATGAAACCGCAATATCTGTATCATACTCGTATCCGTTTACCAAAGATTTCTTGGCAGGTGTCTCAGTAAAGAACCTATCCAGAAAGTTTGGTAGTGATTTATATACCGAGACGGCAAGAAACGATATAACCGACGAGACAAGGTCTGAAAACGGCAAAACAAACGACCCTGTGTTTGATAACGGCAAAAAATCAACAGTATACAGCGGTGATTTGGGACTAATGTATTTGTATTCTAAAAATGTATCTATTGGCTTTTCGGCAAGAAATTGCACAACACCTGATATCGGGCTAACAGATAGTGATAAAATATCAGCAGTATATCGGCTGGGCTGTGCCTACAAAGGTGGAAGAAGAAACGATTACTTGTTGTCGGTTGAAGCGGTCAATAAAAACAGCGATATCAATTTCTTAACTGGCGGTGAAAAATGGTTCTCAGCAAAAACGATTGCGTTACGGGGTGGCTTAACTATCGGTAGCAGACGCTGGACAACTATTTCACTCGGCACTACTTTACGGCTTGAGAATCTATCGGTTGATTACGCATTCCTGTGGCCTTTATCAGGTATAAAAGATGTACTCGGGACACATAAAATTGCACTGACTATCAAATTGGGTAGACCTAAACTGACTAAAGAAGAACAGGCGTTTTTAGAGGAACGGGTAGAAAAAATCAAAGCAGAAGAAACAGCCAAGAAAGCACTGTTAGAAAAAGAAAAATTCCAGAAAGAAGCAGAACGAATAAAATTGGATACTGCAAAAAAAATAGAAGAGGCAAAACGGGCTGAAGCAGAAGCAAAACGACAACGGCAAATGTTGGCATTACAGGAAGCAGAAATGGAAAGAATGCGACAGAAAGCAGAATTAGAAAAAGCATTCAAGGACTCTATGCTGGACTATCAGAAACGGGTTTCAGCAGGTGCAGAAGTTTCAGAACGGCTTTTACTACTTGACAAATTGATAAAAAAATACGATAATAAAGGGATAGATATTTCAGATGCGACAAAAGAACAAGATGCAGTTATGGAACTCCAGCGGACTGCTAAAACGGATTATACTGCATCCATAACATATTACAGACGCTTAAAAGCAAGAGGCGCCACACCGGCCCAACGGCAAACATTATTGCTAAGAATTGTTGAAAAGTATAAAGGGAAAGGAATAGATATCTCAGAAGCAGAACGAGAGTTAGAGACAATAAAATAA
- a CDS encoding gliding motility-associated C-terminal domain-containing protein: MVKILNQILKSATKRLSDSATQRLSPLSRANKLAITMLLCCYVAMSLCICLYAANPATMQMTCRPNMGPPTPVSDIASVMGAGVGEVVLTWTVPGEDPPPWYGQLLMPWPYHLRFSTNSLATLGNDTTAWWNQASEYPQGWSEQGKPAPGYTRSETITFTSDYYNQVVYLALRVEDSGHIMSVEFNISSATVRGDTVPPAAISDLTALAGEYEDQIKLQWTAPGDDGTTGNLTGTFRIRYAPQIITAANFETTGTEITVSTSSVIPCSQQSYLIQGLQSDTAYWFAIKTVDDQTNTAVWNSYQDVSGVNVRASTVTVDSKQPEFVSLSIGQVGFTSVELKWFAPSENAPRTPQLPFDNLTNGYYDIRFSTSGSIPDNVAWNSIPSSNRRVISTTTVIGDAQSYTVTGLKDDTTWWFCLRSIDDAGLISAYSNSPQAFTLDATPPAQVSNFAAQPLYAPNGREIQLTWTNPTDADYQGTLIVYSTGTPPTFTPVAEINYSTGGYIIYNGTGTSYTHPNLTSGVNHYYAAYSYDLRPNYSTAASTSCIAPPAADQIPPREPRGIRVALSTDRNSITIRWTAVTKSTDGTTSSDLKEYTLYRSTGIDAPGDPFTIPITVTSTNIYTGGQTYYYWLTCWDLSENESHRSAMTDSYANIYFCNETAPKTNIAIPPTINSIIYKENNSFGDDVYFDIVRLTDDEKGKVLRAYTFLPRKASSQEVVTGLLFSRALADIKISYEVSGGIVGAPAHAPITADKATDNLALFWYNGVEWIKVGGEVDTQQQTVSVKTKKGGKYQLRQSLRSQKFALTSVYPRIFSPNGDGWNDVVNFVYEGNDTGISGKVYDINGAFVSDMIKGDTGDSLRWDGKKDGKAVPSGIYIYQIEADGKVVNGTVVVAK; the protein is encoded by the coding sequence ATGGTTAAAATACTTAACCAGATATTAAAGTCAGCGACTAAGCGACTAAGCGACTCAGCGACTCAGCGACTTAGCCCGCTTTCTCGGGCGAACAAGTTAGCCATTACTATGTTGCTATGTTGCTATGTTGCTATGTCGCTATGTATCTGCCTCTATGCGGCTAATCCTGCGACGATGCAGATGACCTGCAGGCCGAATATGGGCCCACCAACACCTGTAAGCGACATTGCATCAGTAATGGGCGCTGGTGTAGGCGAAGTTGTCCTCACCTGGACGGTGCCTGGCGAGGACCCGCCACCGTGGTATGGTCAACTTCTAATGCCATGGCCGTATCATTTAAGATTTTCTACTAACTCATTAGCAACACTTGGAAATGACACAACTGCGTGGTGGAATCAGGCATCGGAATATCCGCAGGGGTGGTCTGAACAGGGCAAACCTGCTCCCGGCTATACGCGTTCCGAAACAATCACATTTACTTCCGATTATTATAATCAGGTTGTTTATCTCGCACTTCGGGTTGAAGACAGCGGGCATATAATGTCTGTTGAGTTCAATATCTCATCTGCAACTGTCAGAGGCGATACAGTTCCACCAGCGGCAATCTCTGACTTAACTGCGCTTGCGGGTGAATACGAAGACCAGATAAAATTACAATGGACAGCACCCGGTGATGATGGCACTACCGGTAACTTAACCGGTACTTTCAGAATAAGATATGCTCCACAGATTATAACAGCCGCTAATTTTGAAACAACCGGTACAGAAATAACTGTATCAACAAGTAGTGTTATACCGTGTTCTCAACAGTCATATCTTATTCAAGGATTACAATCAGATACAGCCTACTGGTTTGCTATAAAAACAGTAGATGACCAAACAAATACTGCTGTATGGAACTCATATCAGGATGTTTCGGGTGTAAATGTACGAGCTTCAACAGTTACTGTTGATAGTAAACAACCTGAATTTGTTAGTCTTTCAATAGGTCAGGTTGGATTCACTTCGGTTGAACTGAAATGGTTCGCTCCGTCAGAAAACGCACCGAGAACACCACAACTACCGTTTGATAATTTAACAAATGGTTATTACGATATCAGGTTCTCAACTTCAGGTAGCATACCGGATAATGTTGCCTGGAACTCAATACCTTCATCCAACCGCAGAGTTATTTCAACTACAACTGTCATAGGTGATGCACAGTCATATACTGTCACTGGCTTGAAAGACGATACTACATGGTGGTTCTGCCTGCGCTCAATAGACGATGCTGGTTTAATCTCAGCATATTCTAACTCTCCACAGGCATTCACATTGGATGCGACACCACCTGCACAGGTTAGCAATTTTGCCGCACAGCCACTCTATGCGCCTAACGGTAGAGAAATACAACTCACATGGACCAACCCGACTGATGCTGATTATCAGGGAACACTGATTGTATATTCTACTGGCACACCACCAACATTTACACCTGTTGCAGAAATTAATTATTCCACCGGTGGCTACATAATCTATAACGGCACAGGAACAAGTTATACCCATCCTAACCTGACATCAGGTGTGAATCACTACTATGCTGCATACAGTTATGATTTAAGACCGAACTATTCTACAGCAGCATCTACTTCCTGTATCGCACCGCCAGCTGCAGACCAGATACCACCGAGAGAGCCAAGAGGTATAAGAGTAGCGCTTTCAACCGACCGCAATTCTATAACAATCAGATGGACTGCGGTTACCAAATCAACCGACGGCACAACTTCATCTGACCTCAAGGAGTACACACTGTATCGTTCTACCGGGATAGATGCACCAGGAGACCCATTCACAATCCCAATAACTGTTACCTCTACAAACATTTATACAGGTGGACAAACATATTACTACTGGCTAACCTGCTGGGATTTATCAGAAAACGAATCACACCGGTCTGCAATGACTGACTCATATGCGAATATTTACTTCTGTAATGAAACCGCACCTAAGACCAATATCGCAATCCCACCAACAATCAACAGCATCATTTATAAAGAAAACAACTCGTTTGGTGATGATGTATATTTTGATATTGTTCGGCTGACTGACGACGAGAAAGGCAAGGTGTTAAGGGCATACACATTCCTGCCTAGAAAAGCCAGCAGCCAGGAAGTTGTTACAGGGCTGCTATTCTCCAGAGCGCTTGCGGATATAAAGATATCATATGAAGTTTCAGGTGGAATTGTTGGCGCACCTGCACACGCACCAATCACTGCGGATAAGGCAACCGATAATCTCGCACTATTCTGGTATAATGGTGTAGAATGGATAAAAGTCGGCGGTGAGGTGGATACTCAACAGCAGACGGTTTCTGTGAAGACCAAGAAAGGCGGTAAATATCAACTTCGTCAGTCGTTGCGGTCTCAAAAGTTTGCACTTACAAGTGTATATCCAAGAATATTCTCGCCTAACGGTGACGGCTGGAATGATGTTGTTAATTTTGTGTATGAAGGTAACGATACCGGTATTTCAGGCAAGGTGTATGATATCAACGGCGCATTCGTATCAGATATGATAAAAGGTGATACTGGCGATTCGTTAAGATGGGATGGTAAGAAAGATGGTAAAGCGGTGCCCTCAGGCATCTATATATATCAAATAGAAGCAGATGGGAAAGTGGTTAACGGAACTGTGGTGGTAGCGAAATAA